A DNA window from Brassica napus cultivar Da-Ae chromosome C1, Da-Ae, whole genome shotgun sequence contains the following coding sequences:
- the LOC106375257 gene encoding calcium-dependent protein kinase 5 isoform X1 produces the protein MGNSCRRSSKDKIHQGNNNNTKPEDNNSKSSDRSTEIIIPQELPKEAHKDPALVIPLKEPIMRRNMDNQAYYVLGHKTSNIRDLYTLSRKLGQGQFGTTYLCTELATGVDYACKSISKRKLISKEDVEDVRREIQIMHHLAGHGNIVTIKGAYEDSLYVHIVMELCAGGELFDRIIQRGHYSERKAAELTKIIVGVVEACHSLGVMHRDLKPENFLLVNKDDDFSLKAIDFGLSIFFKPGQIFTDVVGSPYYVAPEVLLKRYGPEADVWTAGVILYILLSGVPPFWAETQQGIFDAVLKGYIDFDSDPWPVISDSSKDLIRRMLCSKPAERLTAHEVLRHPWICENGVAPDRALDPAVLSRLKQFSAMNKLKKMALKVIAESLSEEEIAGLREMFQAMDTDNSGAITFDELKAGLRKYGSTLKDTEIHDLMEAADVDNSGTIDYSEFIAATIHLNKLEREEHLVAAFQYFDKDGSGYITIDELQQACVEHSMTDVFLEDIIKEVDQNNDGKIDYGEFVEMMQKGNAGVGRRTMRNSLNISMRDS, from the exons ATGGGCAATTCATGCCGCCGATCTTCCAAAGACAAAATCCACCAAGGCAATAATAACAACACTAAGCCTGAAGATAACAACTCCAAATCCTCAGATCGCTCTACAGAGATCATCATTCCTCAAGAACTCCCCAAAGAAGCTCACAAGGATCCAGCTCTCGTTATCCCTCTAAAAGAACCAATCATGAGACGCAACATGGACAACCAAGCCTACTACGTTCTCGGCCACAAGACCTCAAACATCCGCGACCTCTACACGCTTAGCCGTAAGCTAGGACAAGGCCAGTTCGGGACAACTTACCTCTGCACGGAGCTCGCCACTGGGGTTGACTACGCTTGCAAGTCGATATCCAAGAGGAAGCTGATATCTAAAGAAGACGTTGAGGATGTCAGAAGAGAGATTCAGATCATGCACCATTTGGCTGGTCACGGTAACATTGTTACCATCAAGGGAGCTTATGAGGACTCTCTGTATGTTCACATTGTGATGGAGCTTTGCGCTGGAGGGGAGTTGTTTGACAGGATTATTCAGAGAGGGCATTATAGTGAGAGGAAAGCTGCTGAGCTGACTAAGATCATTGTGGGAGTTGTGGAAGCGTGTCATTCTCTGGGTGTTATGCATAGAGATTTGAAGCCTGAGAATTTCTTGTTGGTTAATAAGGATGATGATTTTTCTCTCAAGGCTATTGATTTTGGACTGTCTATCTTTTTCAAACCAG GTCAAATATTCACTGATGTTGTTGGGAGTCCATACTATGTTGCTCCTGAGGTTTTGCTCAAACGTTATGGGCCTGAAGCTGATGTGTGGACCGCTGGTGTTATACTCTATATATTGCTAAGCGGAGTGCCACCGTTCTGGGCAG AAACACAGCAAGGGATATTTGATGCTGTGTTGAAGGGATATATCGACTTTGATTCGGACCCTTGGCCTGTGATATCAGACAGTTCTAAAGACTTGATCCGCAGAATGTTATGCTCCAAGCCGGCAGAACGCTTGACCGCTCATGAAGTCTTGC GTCATCCATGGATCTGTGAGAACGGTGTTGCACCAGATAGAGCACTTGATCCGGCTGTTCTATCACGTCTCAAGCAGTTCTCTGCAATGAATAAACTAAAGAAGATGGCTTTGAAG GTTATAGCTGAGAGCCTCTCGGAAGAAGAGATTGCTGGTTTAAGGGAGATGTTCCAGGCAATGGATACTGATAACAGCGGTGCAATCACATTTGATGAACTCAAAGCTGGGCTGAGGAAGTATGGATCCACCTTGAAGGACACAGAGATCCATGATCTAATGGAAGCG GCTGATGTGGATAACAGTGGGACAATAGATTACAGCGAGTTCATTGCAGCGACCATCCATCTCAACAAACTTGAACGTGAAGAACATCTTGTGGCTGCGTTTCAGTACTTTGACAAAGACGGAAGTGGTTACATAACGATAGACGAGCTGCAACAGGCGTGTGTTGAACATAGTATGACTGATGTTTTCCTTGAAGATATCATCAAAGAagttgatcaaaacaat GATGGAAAGATTGATTATGGTGAGTTTGTGGAGATGATGCAAAAGGGAAATGCTGGTGTTGGGAGAAGAACTATGAGAAATAGTCTGAACATTAGCATGAGAGACTCCTAG
- the LOC106357910 gene encoding glutamate receptor 3.2, with product MFWVLALLSSFIVLSGDGLLSEGASSRPHDINVGAIFSLSTLYGQVADIAMKAAEEDVNSDPTFLNGSKLRILMYDAKRNGFLSIMKALQFMETDSVAIIGPQTSIMAHVLSYLGNELHVPMCSFTALDPSLSPLQFPFFVQTAPSDLFLMRAVAEMITYYGWSDVIALYNDDDNSRNGVTSLGDELEGRRCKISYKAVLPLDVVIESPREIVDELVKIQGMESRVIIVNTFPKTGRMIFKEAKRLGMMGRGYVWIATTWMTSLLDSANPLSLPKVAKSLTGVLTLRIHTPESRKKRDFAARWKKLSNGTVGLNVYGLYAYDTVWIIARAVKSLLDSGANISFSSDSRLNHLKGGTLNLAALSMFDQGQQFLDYIVETKMSGVTGRVQFLPDRSMIQPAYDIINVVGDGLRQIGYWSNHSGLSVIPPELLFSKPSNRSSSNQHLKNVTWPGGGSVTPRGWVFPNNGRRLRIGVPNRASFKDFVSRVNGSNQIDGYSINVFEAAVKLLSYPVPHEFVLFGDGLKNPNYNDLVNNLTKGVFDAVVGDIAIVTKRTRIVDFTQPYIESGLVVVAPVTKLNDTPWAFLRPFTPPMWAVTAAFFLIVGSVIWILEHRINDEFRGPPRRQIVTILWFSFSTMFFSHRENTVSTLGRIVLLIWLFVVLIITSSYTASLTSILTVQQLNSPIKGVDTLIRSSGRVGFQVGSYAENYMIDELNIARSRLVALGSPKEYATALQNGTVAAIVDERPYVDLFLSEFCGFAIRGQEFTRSGWGFAFPRDSPLAVDMSTAILGLSETGKLQKIHDKWLSKSNCSNLNGSQSDDDPEQLKLRSFWGLFLLCGIACFIALFIYFFMIVRDFCNHHKKPEEEEATVPSPEGSRSKTLQTFLAYFDEKEAESNRRLKRKRNDDLSVKSS from the exons atgttttgggttttggctCTGTTGAGCAGCTTCATTGTTCTTAGTGGTGATGGACTACTTTCAGAGGGAGCTTCTTCAAGGCCACACGATATTAACGTTGGAGCAATCTTCAGTCTAAGCACTTTATACGGTCAAGTCGCAGATATCGCCATGAAAGCTGCCGAGGAAGACGTAAACTCCGATCCCACCTTCCTTAATGGATCTAAACTGCGTATACTGATGTATGACGCCAAGCGCAACGGCTTCCTCAGCATCATGAAAg CATTGCAATTCATGGAGACTGATTCTGTAGCTATCATCGGTCCTCAGACATCAATCATGGCTCACGTACTCTCTTACCTAGGCAACGAGCTCCACGTCCCCATGTGCTCATTCACAGCGTTAGACCCAAGTCTCTCCCCTCTCCAGTTCCCTTTCTTCGTCCAGACAGCCCCCAGCGACCTCTTCCTGATGCGGGCCGTCGCGGAGATGATCACCTACTACGGCTGGTCTGATGTCATTGCGTTGTACAACGACGACGACAACAGCAGGAACGGTGTAACATCCTTAGGAGACGAGCTCGAAGGGAGACGATGCAAGATCTCTTACAAGGCCGTGCTTCCTCTTGACGTGGTTATCGAGAGTCCACGCGAGATCGTCGATGAGCTGGTTAAGATTCAGGGGATGGAGTCACGCGTGATTATTGTCAACACGTTTCCTAAAACTGGTAGGATGATTTTTAAGGAGGCCAAGAGGCTTGGGATGATGGGGAGAGGGTATGTGTGGATAGCTACCACTTGGATGACTTCTCTGTTGGATTCGGCTAACCCTCTGTCTCTTCCCAAGGTGGCTAAGTCTCTTACAGGAGTGCTGACGCTTCGCATCCACACTCCTGAGTcgagaaagaagagagacttCGCGGCAAGGTGGAAGAAGCTGAGCAATGGGACTGTTGGGTTAAATGTTTATGGACTCTATGCGTATGACACGGTCTGGATCATCGCTAGAGCTGTCAAGAGTCTTCTTGACAGCGGAGCGAACATCTCCTTCTCTAGCGACTCGAGGCTAAACCACTTGAAGGGAGGGACATTGAATCTAGCTGCGTTGAGCATGTTTGATCAAGGACAACAGTTTCTTGATTATATAGTGGAGACGAAGATGTCGGGTGTTACAGGTCGGGTACAGTTTCTCCCCGACAGATCGATGATTCAGCCTGCGTACGACATTATAAACGTGGTCGGCGACGGGCTGAGGCAGATAGGGTACTGGTCGAACCACTCTGGGCTCTCTGTTATACCTCCCGAGCTGCTGTTCAGCAAGCCTTCGAACCGTTCGAGCTCAAACCAGCATCTGAAGAATGTGACCTGGCCTGGTGGAGGTTCTGTTACGCCGCGTGGATGGGTGTTTCCTAACAACGGGAGGAGGCTGCGCATCGGTGTGCCTAATAGAGCGAGCTTTAAGGACTTTGTGTCTAGGGTCAACGGAAGCAACCAGATAGATGGGTACTCCATTAATGTCTTTGAAGCTGCGGTAAAACTGCTTTCTTATCCGGTTCCTCATGAGTTTGTCCTTTTTGGAGACGGTCTCAAGAACCCAAACTACAATGATCTTGTCAACAATCTCACTAAAGGG GTGTTTGATGCTGTGGTGGGAGACATAGCGATTGTTACAAAGAGAACAAGGATTGTGGATTTCACTCAGCCATACATAGAATCAGGGCTTGTGGTGGTTGCTCCTGTTACAAAGCTAAATGATACTCCTTGGGCGTTCTTACGCCCTTTTACTCCTCCAATGTGGGCTGTTACAGCAGCTTTTTTCCTCATCGTTGGATCAGTGATATGGATTCTTGAACATAGAATCAACGATGAGTTTCGTGGACCTCCAAGGAGACAAATTGTTACTATACTCTG GTTCAGCTTCTCAACGATGTTTTTCTCCCACA GAGAGAATACAGTGAGCACACTAGGCCGTATCGTGTTGCTCATCTGGCTTTTTGTGGTTCTGATCATCACCTCAAGCTACACAGCTAGTCTCACATCCATTCTCACAGTTCAACAGCTCAACTCACCGATCAAAGGGGTAGACACACTCATAAGAAGCAGCGGACGCGTTGGGTTTCAGGTAGGTTCTTATGCCGAAAACTACATGATTGATGAGCTAAACATCGCCAGATCAAGACTAGTGGCACTAGGCTCTCCAAAAGAATACGCTACAGCTCTTCAGAACGGGACTGTCGCTGCGATAGTGGATGAACGCCCTTACGTTGACCTCTTCCTCTCAGAGTTCTGTGGGTTTGCCATTAGAGGCCAAGAGTTCACAAGAAGCGGCTGGGGGTTT GCATTCCCAAGAGACTCTCCGTTAGCAGTTGACATGTCAACGGCTATCTTAGGTCTATCGGAAACAGGGAAGCTTCAGAAGATACACGACAAGTGGCTTTCAAAGTCCAACTGCAGTAACCTGAACGGTTCGCAGTCAGATGATGATCCAGAACAGCTTAAGCTCCGTAGCTTCTGGGGGTTATTCCTCCTGTGTGGGATTGCTTGTTTCATCGCCCTCTTTATCTACTTCTTCATGATAGTCCGTGACTTTTGTAACCACCACAAGAAgcctgaggaagaagaagctacAGTTCCTTCACCAGAAGGGTCACGTTCTAAAACACTGCAGACTTTTCTAGCTTATTTCGATGAAAAGGAAGCCGAGTCCAACAGAAGGTTGAAACGTAAACGGAACGATGATCTTTCAGTAAAGTCTTCTTGA
- the LOC106375258 gene encoding monosaccharide-sensing protein 2 has protein sequence MSGAVLVAVAAAIGNLLQGWDNATIAGAVLYIKKEFHLESNPSMEGLIVAMSLIGATLITTWSGGVADWLGRRPMLILSSVLYFVGSLVMLWSPNVYVLLFGRLLDGFGVGLVVTLVPIYISETAPPEIRGLLNTLPQFAGSGGMFLSYCMVFGMSLMPSPSWRLMLGVLFVPSLVFFFLTIFFLPESPRWLVSKGRMLEAKRVLQRLRGREDVSGEMALLVEGLGIGGETTIEEYIIGPADDVADDLDIAVDKDQIKLYGAEEGLSWVARPVKGGSTVSVLSRLGSTMSRRQGSLVDPLVTLFGSVHEKMPETGSMRSALFPHFGSMFSVGGNQTRNEEWDEENLVGEGEDYPTDRGEDSDDDLHSPLISRQTTSMEKDMHSGHGPLSTFRHGSQVQGAHGEGGGAGSMGIGGGWQVAWKWTEREDESGQKEGGFKRIYLHQEGFPGSRRGSIVSLPGGGEGTGEAEFVQASALVSQPALYSKDLLREHTIGPAMVHPSETVKGSLWHDLQDPGVKRALFVGVGLQILQQFSGINGVLYYTPQILEQAGVGILLSNLGISSSSSSLLISALTTFVMLPAIAVAMRLMDLSGRRTLLLTTIPILISSLIVLVISNLVHMNSIVHAVLSTVSVVLYFCFFVMGFGPTPNILCSEIFPTRVRGICIAICALTFWICDIIVTYSLPVLLKSIGLAGVFGMYAVVCCISWAFVYLKVPETKGMPLEVITEFFSVGARQAEAEKNN, from the exons atgagtGGAGCTGTGCTTGTTGCTGTTGCTGCTGCTATTGGCAACTTGTTACAAGGATGGGACAACGCAACTATTGCAG GAGCTGTGTTGTACATAAAGAAGGAGTTTCATCTAGAGAGTAACCCATCAATGGAAGGCTTGATTGTGGCCATGTCACTTATTGGTGCTACTCTGATCACAACATGGTCTGGAGGAGTAGCTGATTGGCTTGGTCGCCGTCCCATGCTCATACTCTCATCAGTTCTATACTTCGTTGGTTCTCTAGTGATGCTTTGGTCTCCAAATGTTTATGTGCTGCTTTTCGGAAGGTTGCTagatgggtttggggtcggaCTTGTGGTCACGCTTGTTCCTATCTATATATCTGAAACTGCGCCTCCCGAGATAAGAGGACTGTTGAATACGCTTCCGCAGTTCGCTGGCTCTGGAGGGATGTTCTTGTCTTACTGTATGGTTTTCGGAATGTCTTTGATGCCATCTCCTAGCTGGAGGTTGATGCTTGGTGTCCTTTTTGTGCCTTCGCTTGTGTTTTTCTTCCTCACAATCTTCTTCTTGCCTGAGTCTCCGAGGTGGCTAGTGAGTAAAGGTCGAATGCTTGAAGCGAAGAGGGTTCTTCAGAGGCTACGTGGTCGAGAAGATGTGTCCG GTGAGATGGCTTTGTTGGTCGAGGGACTTGGGATTGGAGGTGAAACAACCATAGAGGAATATATAATCGGTCCTGCGGATGACGTTGCTGATGATCTTGACATAGCTGTGGATAAGGATCAGATTAAGCTGTACGGTGCGGAAGAAGGGCTGAGTTGGGTTGCTAGGCCAGTCAAAGGAGGAAGCACTGTGAGTGTTCTGTCTCGCCTCGGAAGTACAATGAGCAGGAGGCAAGGCTCCTTGGTCGATCCACTTGTCACACTCTTTGGGAGCGTTCACGAGAAGATGCCGGAGACTGGAAGCATGAGGAGTGCCTTGTTCCCACATTTTGGGAGTATGTTCAGCGTAGGAGGGAATCAAACAAGGAACGAGGAATGGGATGAAGAGAATCTTGTCGGAGAAGGTGAGGACTATCCAACGGACCGTGGAGAAGATTCTGATGATGATCTACATTCTCCGTTGATCTCACGTCAGACAACAAGCATGGAGAAAGACATGCACTCAGGTCACGGACCTCTTTCTACCTTCAGACATGGGAGCCAAGTGCAGGGAGCTCATGGGGAAGGAGGAGGAGCGGGGAGTATGGGGATTGGAGGTGGGTGGCAAGTGGCGTGGAAATGGACTGAACGAGAAGATGAGTCAGGACAGAAAGAAGGTGGGTTTAAGAGGATTTACTTGCATCAAGAAGGCTTCCCTGGATCTCGACGTGGCTCCATTGTTTCATTGCCTGGAGGAGGTGAAGGAACCGGTGAGGCAGAGTTTGTACAAGCGTCTGCTTTGGTTAGCCAACCGGCTCTTTACTCCAAAGACCTTCTCAGGGAACATACGATTGGTCCTGCCATGGTTCATCCATCCGAAACAGTTAAGGGTTCACTTTGGCATGATCTTCAGGATCCTGGAGTCAAACGTGCTCTATTCGTAGGAGTTGGTCTACAGATACTTCAGCAG TTCTCAGGCATCAATGGAGTTCTTTATTACACACCTCAAATCCTAGAGCAGGCAGGTGTTGGGATTCTACTATCAAACTTGGGGATTAGTTCTTCCTCATCATCTCTACTTATAAGTGCATTGACAACCTTTGTGATGTTACCTGCAATAGCTGTTGCAATGAGGCTCATGGATCTCTCTGGTCGAag GACGTTGCTGCTCACTACGATTCCAATCTTGATATCATCTCTAATAGTCTTAGTAATCTCGAATCTAGTCCACATGAACAGCATTGTCCACGCGGTCTTATCAACAGTAAGCGTTGTCCTCTACTTCTGTTTCTTCGTGATGGGTTTTGGTCCTACTCCAAACATCCTCTGCTCAGAGATCTTCCCAACTCGAGTACGTGGAATCTGCATAGCCATTTGTGCTCTCACGTTCTGGATATGTGACATTATCGTCACTTACAGTCTCCCTGTACTGCTTAAATCCATTGGACTTGCTGGTGTGTTTGGAATGTATGCAGTCGTCTGTTGCATCTCGTGGGCCTTTGTGTACCTTAAAGTCCCCGAAACTAAAGGGATGCCGCTTGAAGTCATCACTGAGTTCTTCTCTGTTGGAGCTAGACAAGCTGAAGCTGAAAAAAACAACTGA
- the LOC106375257 gene encoding calcium-dependent protein kinase 5 (The RefSeq protein has 3 substitutions compared to this genomic sequence) — translation MGNSCRRSSKDKIHQGNNNNTKPEDNNSKSSDRSTEIIIPQELPKEAHKDPALVIPLKEPIMRRNMDNQAYYVLGHKTPNIRDLYTLSRKLGQGQFGTTYLCTELATGVDYACKSISKRKLISKEDVEDVRREIQIMHHLAGHGNIVTIKGAYEDSLYVHIVMELCAGGELFDRIIQRGHYSERKAAELTKIIVGVVEACHSLGVMHRDLKPENFLLVNKDDDFSLKAIDFGLSIFFKPGQIFTDVVGSPYYVAPEVLLKRYGPEADVWTAGVILYILLSGVPPFWAETQQGIFDAVLKGYIDFDSDPWPVISDSAKDLIRRMLCSKPAERLTAHEVLRHPWICENGVAPDRALDPAVLSRLKQFSAMNKLKKMALKVIAESLSEEEIAGLREMFQAMDTDNSGAITFDELKAGLRKYGSTLKDTEIHDLMEAADVDNSGTIDYSEFIAATIHLNKLEREEHLVAAFQYFDKDGSGYITIDELQQACVEHSMTDVFLEDIIKEVDQNNDGKIDYGEFVEMMQKGNAGVGRRTMRNSLNISMRDA, via the exons ATGGGCAATTCATGCCGCCGATCTTCCAAAGACAAAATCCACCAAGGCAATAATAACAACACTAAGCCTGAAGATAACAACTCCAAATCCTCAGATCGCTCTACAGAGATCATCATTCCTCAAGAACTCCCCAAAGAAGCTCACAAGGATCCAGCTCTCGTTATCCCTCTAAAAGAACCAATCATGAGACGCAACATGGACAACCAAGCCTACTACGTTCTCGGCCACAAGACCTCAAACATCCGCGACCTCTACACGCTTAGCCGTAAGCTAGGACAAGGCCAGTTCGGGACAACTTACCTCTGCACGGAGCTCGCCACTGGGGTTGACTACGCTTGCAAGTCGATATCCAAGAGGAAGCTGATATCTAAAGAAGACGTTGAGGATGTCAGAAGAGAGATTCAGATCATGCACCATTTGGCTGGTCACGGTAACATTGTTACCATCAAGGGAGCTTATGAGGACTCTCTGTATGTTCACATTGTGATGGAGCTTTGCGCTGGAGGGGAGTTGTTTGACAGGATTATTCAGAGAGGGCATTATAGTGAGAGGAAAGCTGCTGAGCTGACTAAGATCATTGTGGGAGTTGTGGAAGCGTGTCATTCTCTGGGTGTTATGCATAGAGATTTGAAGCCTGAGAATTTCTTGTTGGTTAATAAGGATGATGATTTTTCTCTCAAGGCTATTGATTTTGGACTGTCTATCTTTTTCAAACCAG GTCAAATATTCACTGATGTTGTTGGGAGTCCATACTATGTTGCTCCTGAGGTTTTGCTCAAACGTTATGGGCCTGAAGCTGATGTGTGGACCGCTGGTGTTATACTCTATATATTGCTAAGCGGAGTGCCACCGTTCTGGGCAG AAACACAGCAAGGGATATTTGATGCTGTGTTGAAGGGATATATCGACTTTGATTCGGACCCTTGGCCTGTGATATCAGACAGTTCTAAAGACTTGATCCGCAGAATGTTATGCTCCAAGCCGGCAGAACGCTTGACCGCTCATGAAGTCTTGC GTCATCCATGGATCTGTGAGAACGGTGTTGCACCAGATAGAGCACTTGATCCGGCTGTTCTATCACGTCTCAAGCAGTTCTCTGCAATGAATAAACTAAAGAAGATGGCTTTGAAG GTTATAGCTGAGAGCCTCTCGGAAGAAGAGATTGCTGGTTTAAGGGAGATGTTCCAGGCAATGGATACTGATAACAGCGGTGCAATCACATTTGATGAACTCAAAGCTGGGCTGAGGAAGTATGGATCCACCTTGAAGGACACAGAGATCCATGATCTAATGGAAGCG GCTGATGTGGATAACAGTGGGACAATAGATTACAGCGAGTTCATTGCAGCGACCATCCATCTCAACAAACTTGAACGTGAAGAACATCTTGTGGCTGCGTTTCAGTACTTTGACAAAGACGGAAGTGGTTACATAACGATAGACGAGCTGCAACAGGCGTGTGTTGAACATAGTATGACTGATGTTTTCCTTGAAGATATCATCAAAGAagttgatcaaaacaat GATGGAAAGATTGATTATGGTGAGTTTGTGGAGATGATGCAAAAGGGAAATGCTGGTGTTGGGAGAAGAACTATGAGAAATAGTCTGAACATTAGCATGAGAGACTCCTAG